A section of the Chryseobacterium scophthalmum genome encodes:
- a CDS encoding acyl-CoA dehydrogenase family protein: MNTETINNIKMIAETAKEFAEKNIRPNIMEWDESQTFPKELFHQLGDMGFMGIVIPEEYGGSGLGYHEYVAILDEISQVDPSIGLSVAAHNSLCTNHIYEFGNEEQRNKWLPQLATGKVIGAWGLTEHNTGSDSGGMSTTAVRDGDEWVINGAKNFITHAISGDIAVVMTRTGEIGAKNNSTAFVLEKGMAGFTSGKKENKLGMRASETAELIFDNVRVSDANRLGEVGEGFKQAMKILDGGRISIAALSLGTARGAYKAALKYAKERKQFGKSISEFQAINFMLADMATEIDAAELLIQRASTLKNAKQKMTREGAMAKLYASEACVRISNNAVQIFGGYGYTKDFPAEKYYRDSKLCTIGEGTSEIQRLVIGRDITK, encoded by the coding sequence ATGAACACAGAAACGATTAACAACATCAAAATGATCGCGGAAACAGCAAAGGAATTTGCTGAAAAGAATATCAGACCAAATATTATGGAATGGGACGAAAGTCAGACTTTTCCTAAGGAGCTATTTCACCAGTTAGGAGATATGGGTTTTATGGGAATTGTAATTCCTGAAGAATATGGTGGTTCTGGTCTTGGCTATCATGAGTATGTTGCTATTCTTGATGAAATTTCTCAGGTTGATCCTTCAATTGGATTATCAGTGGCTGCACACAACTCGCTTTGTACTAATCATATCTATGAATTTGGAAATGAAGAGCAGAGAAACAAATGGCTTCCGCAGTTAGCTACAGGGAAAGTAATCGGAGCTTGGGGATTGACAGAGCACAATACAGGATCTGATTCTGGAGGAATGTCTACTACGGCTGTAAGAGACGGTGACGAGTGGGTAATCAACGGGGCTAAAAACTTTATCACTCATGCAATTTCTGGTGATATTGCTGTTGTAATGACAAGAACTGGAGAAATTGGAGCTAAAAATAATTCTACAGCTTTTGTTTTAGAAAAAGGAATGGCTGGTTTTACTTCTGGTAAAAAAGAAAACAAACTTGGGATGAGAGCTTCAGAAACTGCAGAACTTATTTTTGATAACGTTCGTGTTTCAGATGCAAATCGTTTAGGTGAAGTTGGTGAAGGTTTCAAACAGGCGATGAAAATTCTTGATGGTGGTAGAATTTCTATTGCTGCATTAAGTTTAGGAACTGCAAGAGGAGCTTACAAAGCTGCTTTAAAATATGCTAAAGAAAGAAAACAATTCGGAAAATCTATTTCAGAATTTCAGGCAATCAACTTTATGTTGGCAGATATGGCAACAGAAATTGATGCAGCAGAATTATTGATCCAAAGAGCTTCTACGCTGAAAAATGCAAAACAGAAAATGACAAGAGAAGGTGCAATGGCAAAATTGTATGCTTCTGAGGCTTGTGTAAGAATTTCTAACAATGCGGTTCAGATTTTTGGAGGTTACGGATATACAAAAGATTTCCCGGCTGAAAAATACTACAGAGATTCTAAACTTTGTACTATTGGCGAAGGAACTTCTGAAATTCAGAGACTGGTTATCGGTAGAGACATTACAAAATAA
- the aroB gene encoding 3-dehydroquinate synthase — protein MITLLDENFSQLNQFLTEKSFSKIFILVDENTHEYCLPVLLGNLETDISFEILEIEAGEEMKNIQTANQLWEILTEMKADRKALIINLGGGVITDMGGFVASTYKRGIQFINIPTTLLSMCDASIGGKTGIDLMHYKNMVGTFSFPEQIYAYTRFLDTLPAKELKSGFAEMLKHGLIADKKHWEALIKLQHLDPTGIEPLIPQSMEIKQEVVNVDFHEKNVRKTLNFGHTIGHAIESLCLQSENPILHGEAVALGMICESHLSYLEGLISKEDSDLIIENIQRYFSFIDLGDFKDEDIFNLLLNDKKNTDTKINFSLLSGIGSCIYDHECSTENIQKSINYYKKLSEF, from the coding sequence ATGATTACTTTATTAGACGAAAATTTTTCGCAGCTCAATCAATTTTTGACCGAAAAATCATTCAGCAAAATTTTTATTTTGGTGGATGAAAATACGCATGAATATTGTCTCCCAGTATTATTAGGGAATTTAGAAACCGATATTTCTTTTGAAATTCTGGAGATTGAAGCGGGTGAAGAAATGAAAAATATTCAAACTGCCAATCAGCTTTGGGAAATTCTTACAGAAATGAAAGCAGACCGAAAAGCTTTAATAATTAATCTTGGTGGCGGTGTGATCACGGACATGGGAGGTTTTGTAGCTTCTACCTATAAAAGAGGAATTCAGTTTATTAATATTCCGACGACGCTTCTTTCAATGTGTGACGCATCTATCGGTGGTAAAACAGGAATTGACCTGATGCATTATAAAAATATGGTGGGAACATTTTCTTTTCCTGAACAAATATATGCTTACACACGATTTTTAGATACCCTTCCTGCAAAAGAACTGAAAAGCGGATTTGCCGAAATGTTGAAACACGGATTAATTGCTGATAAAAAACACTGGGAAGCTTTAATAAAGCTGCAACATTTAGATCCTACAGGAATTGAACCACTCATTCCGCAGTCAATGGAAATTAAGCAGGAAGTTGTGAATGTAGATTTTCATGAGAAAAATGTGAGAAAAACTTTGAACTTTGGTCATACGATTGGTCATGCTATCGAAAGTTTATGTCTTCAGAGCGAAAATCCTATTCTTCACGGTGAAGCAGTTGCATTGGGGATGATTTGCGAAAGCCATCTTTCTTATCTTGAAGGTTTAATTTCTAAAGAAGATTCAGACTTGATTATAGAAAATATTCAGAGATATTTCTCTTTTATTGATTTGGGAGACTTTAAAGATGAAGATATTTTCAACTTATTATTAAATGATAAGAAAAATACAGATACAAAAATCAATTTTTCTTTGCTTTCAGGAATTGGTTCTTGTATTTATGATCATGAATGCAGCACTGAAAACATTCAAAAATCAATCAATTATTACAAAAAACTGAGTGAATTTTAA
- a CDS encoding SatD family protein, whose translation MIAVITGDIINSQHADTEVWITKLKNLLDTWGSAPATWEIYRGDEFQFKCNIDDVFWHFLAIKSLIKSQENLDVRIAIGIGEENFSSEKITESNGSAYVNSGRLLNDLKSDGHTVSIKTSNDSIDRDLNILLKWASKDFDNWTMATAEIIHEMIMNQDYTQEDLAKKFTISQSSISQRLKRANYELIVETNQYFRKKISEL comes from the coding sequence ATGATAGCGGTCATCACTGGTGATATTATTAATTCGCAACATGCAGACACAGAAGTTTGGATTACCAAGCTTAAAAATCTTCTCGACACGTGGGGAAGTGCTCCCGCAACATGGGAAATCTACAGAGGCGACGAATTTCAGTTTAAATGCAATATCGACGATGTCTTTTGGCATTTCTTAGCTATCAAATCTCTTATAAAAAGTCAGGAAAATTTAGACGTAAGAATTGCAATCGGCATTGGTGAGGAAAACTTTTCTTCTGAAAAAATTACAGAATCTAACGGTTCTGCTTATGTAAACTCAGGAAGGTTGTTGAATGATCTTAAGAGTGATGGTCATACCGTTTCCATCAAAACTTCCAACGACTCTATAGACCGCGATCTCAATATTTTATTAAAATGGGCATCCAAAGATTTTGATAACTGGACGATGGCAACTGCCGAAATCATCCACGAAATGATAATGAATCAAGATTATACACAGGAAGATCTTGCCAAAAAATTTACCATTTCGCAATCCTCAATCAGCCAAAGACTGAAACGGGCAAACTACGAGCTTATCGTAGAAACCAATCAATATTTTAGAAAGAAAATTTCAGAATTGTAA
- the purC gene encoding phosphoribosylaminoimidazolesuccinocarboxamide synthase, with translation MSQKLEMLYEGKAKQVFATENPDEVVVRFKDDATAFNAQKRGSVDLKGEMNNAITTLIFEYLNEKGIKTHFIKQLDEREQLVKKVSIIPLEMVVRNYSAGSMAQRLGVEEGIKSPVTIFDICYKKDELGDPLINDHHAVFLGAATYEELDEMYELTSDINEILIDLFDKMNIILVDFKIELGKTSDGEIILADEISPDTCRLWDKDTMKKLDKDRFRRDLGEVTEAYVEIYNRLKTLLNK, from the coding sequence ATGAGTCAAAAGCTAGAAATGCTGTATGAAGGGAAAGCAAAACAAGTATTTGCAACCGAAAATCCTGACGAAGTTGTAGTACGTTTTAAAGACGATGCAACTGCATTTAACGCTCAAAAAAGAGGATCTGTAGATTTGAAAGGTGAAATGAACAATGCAATCACCACTCTTATTTTTGAATATTTAAATGAAAAAGGAATTAAAACTCATTTCATCAAACAACTAGACGAAAGAGAGCAATTGGTAAAGAAAGTATCAATTATTCCTTTGGAAATGGTCGTAAGAAACTATTCTGCAGGAAGCATGGCTCAGAGATTAGGAGTTGAGGAAGGAATTAAATCTCCGGTTACCATCTTCGATATCTGCTACAAAAAAGACGAATTGGGAGATCCGCTTATCAACGATCACCACGCTGTTTTCTTAGGAGCTGCAACGTATGAAGAGCTAGACGAGATGTATGAATTAACTTCAGACATCAACGAAATTCTAATCGATCTTTTCGATAAAATGAATATCATCTTGGTAGATTTCAAAATCGAATTAGGAAAAACTTCAGACGGCGAAATCATTCTTGCTGACGAAATTTCTCCTGATACTTGCAGACTTTGGGATAAAGACACGATGAAGAAGCTAGACAAAGACAGATTCAGAAGAGATCTTGGTGAAGTTACTGAAGCTTATGTTGAGATCTACAATAGATTGAAAACTTTACTTAACAAGTAA
- a CDS encoding endonuclease, translating to MKKLLLPILLISAYVSAQIPAGYYDGTTGLTGYALKSKLHDIISSKNINWHYGDLTNYYNQTDLDKYYDHGPTNTTILLDMYSEIPTGPDAYEYTTANIIGSANAEGLGWNREHMMPQSTFYSNYPMYSDLFYVVPTDARINQLRSNYPYGIAGTTNYHTFTNSSKISNSAIPNYVYTGRVYEPINEFKGDVARSLLYFAVRYEGKLGTFNFNNNANPASDTNPLDGTEERAFEPAYISMLIQWHNQDPVSQREIDRNNTVYNLQKNRNPFIDNPSWVNAIWGQTPDSAAPSTPANLAVTQNSAYFTTLSWAPSTSTDVIGYKIYQNGTLIGSTKENSISIDHLTPSTTYTYTVKAYDNGYLLSGDSNVVSATTLATDIYAKDLIVTKYLEGTSNNKAIEITNKTGHPVNLSDYRLSIQFPSGTNYYFPAPFELEGTVQNNETFVILNPEANFSCFIINQAKFVTAAPQMTFSGSQYLELRYKSTTVDAIGVSSQNNSSVLGNVSLYRKAIINQPVTTFDVSEWDSYASNYCQNLGTLSTSEAELLAGKEFKIYPNPVNENIFVSGKTENIQTAQIVDYSGQLIYTEKNPFKNKKNISVQNLKTGSYLLKLDDKAYQFIKK from the coding sequence ATGAAAAAACTTCTACTTCCTATACTTTTAATATCTGCTTATGTTTCAGCACAAATTCCGGCAGGATATTATGACGGAACGACAGGATTGACGGGTTATGCACTAAAATCAAAACTGCATGATATTATTTCTTCAAAGAATATCAATTGGCATTATGGTGATTTAACGAATTATTATAATCAGACCGATTTAGATAAATATTATGATCACGGACCAACCAATACTACGATTTTACTAGACATGTATTCTGAAATTCCAACAGGACCCGATGCTTATGAATATACAACCGCAAATATTATCGGAAGTGCGAATGCAGAAGGATTAGGATGGAACAGGGAACATATGATGCCTCAAAGCACATTTTACAGTAATTATCCGATGTATTCTGATTTGTTTTATGTAGTTCCAACTGATGCAAGAATCAATCAGTTAAGAAGCAATTATCCTTACGGAATCGCAGGAACTACAAATTATCACACATTTACAAATTCTTCAAAAATTAGTAATAGCGCAATTCCGAATTACGTATATACTGGCCGTGTTTACGAACCAATTAATGAATTTAAAGGCGATGTAGCAAGAAGTTTATTATATTTTGCTGTAAGATATGAAGGAAAACTGGGAACTTTTAATTTTAACAATAATGCAAATCCTGCATCCGACACCAATCCTTTAGATGGAACAGAGGAGAGAGCTTTTGAGCCGGCTTATATTTCAATGCTTATTCAATGGCACAATCAGGATCCTGTTTCTCAAAGAGAAATCGATAGAAATAACACGGTTTATAATCTGCAGAAAAACAGAAATCCATTTATCGATAATCCATCTTGGGTCAATGCGATTTGGGGGCAAACTCCAGATTCTGCAGCACCTTCAACCCCGGCAAATTTAGCAGTAACTCAGAATAGCGCTTATTTCACAACATTAAGCTGGGCACCAAGTACAAGTACAGATGTTATTGGTTATAAAATTTATCAGAATGGAACTTTAATCGGTTCAACAAAAGAAAATTCGATTAGCATTGACCATTTAACGCCTTCTACAACATATACTTATACCGTAAAAGCTTATGACAACGGATATTTACTTTCGGGAGACAGTAATGTAGTTTCTGCAACCACTTTAGCGACGGATATTTATGCTAAAGATTTAATTGTTACAAAATATTTAGAAGGAACATCAAACAATAAAGCGATAGAAATCACCAATAAAACAGGTCATCCTGTTAATTTAAGTGATTACAGATTATCAATTCAGTTTCCTAGCGGAACCAATTATTATTTTCCTGCACCTTTTGAACTGGAAGGAACGGTACAGAATAATGAAACTTTTGTCATTCTAAATCCTGAAGCCAACTTCTCTTGTTTTATCATTAATCAGGCAAAATTTGTAACTGCAGCTCCACAAATGACATTTTCAGGAAGTCAATATTTAGAACTGAGATATAAATCTACCACTGTGGATGCAATTGGAGTTTCTTCACAAAACAATTCTTCAGTTTTAGGAAATGTTTCTTTATATAGAAAAGCAATCATTAATCAACCAGTGACAACTTTTGATGTCTCAGAATGGGATTCTTATGCAAGCAATTACTGCCAGAATTTAGGAACATTATCAACTTCTGAAGCAGAATTATTGGCTGGAAAGGAATTCAAAATCTATCCAAATCCAGTAAATGAAAACATTTTTGTAAGCGGAAAAACTGAAAACATTCAGACTGCTCAAATTGTAGATTATTCGGGACAATTGATTTACACAGAGAAAAATCCTTTTAAAAACAAGAAAAATATTTCTGTGCAGAATTTAAAAACAGGTTCTTATCTATTGAAACTTGATGATAAAGCTTATCAGTTTATTAAGAAATAA
- the purF gene encoding amidophosphoribosyltransferase, with protein sequence MKSLDIHKSEYLKQFETQTYGRNLFRTQEEERLDAPNEECGIFGMYSDNDLDTFSLSQFGLFALQHRGQEACGISVLKDGKITNMKDEGLVLDVYKEIQNPETFMGNSAIGHTRYTTAGDKKKYNFQPFFAKNEYDQIILSIAHNGNLTNAKELKHELEAEGVVFRATSDSEVILRLIQKNLDLGLRGAIKATMEKIEGAYSVVGMTRNKFFAFRDFNGIRPLVLGAINENSYVVASESVALDAVGAQYVRDILPGEIIYTNENEPGKLHSIMVDEAKAKQRICSFEYIYFARPDSTLENINVYEIREKSGEKIWEQAPVEADIVIGVPDSGVPAAIGFSKASGIPFRPVLIKNRYIGRSFIVPTQEMRERIVNLKLNPIISEIKDKRVVIIDDSIVRGTTSKRLVKILKEAGVKEIHFRSVSPPIIAPCYLGIDTPSKDDLISANMTTEELRNYLGVDSLEFLSTDNLKEILGSSNHCFGCFTEEYPVAKGEEIELFN encoded by the coding sequence ATGAAAAGTTTAGACATTCATAAAAGTGAATATTTAAAACAGTTTGAAACTCAAACCTACGGAAGAAATCTCTTCAGAACGCAGGAAGAAGAAAGACTGGATGCTCCGAATGAGGAGTGCGGAATCTTTGGAATGTATTCTGATAACGATTTGGATACATTTTCTCTTTCACAGTTCGGACTTTTTGCGCTTCAGCACAGAGGTCAGGAAGCTTGTGGTATTTCTGTTCTTAAAGACGGAAAAATCACCAATATGAAAGATGAAGGTTTGGTTTTGGATGTTTATAAAGAGATTCAAAATCCTGAGACTTTTATGGGAAATTCTGCAATCGGACACACCCGTTATACGACTGCAGGAGATAAAAAGAAGTATAATTTTCAGCCGTTTTTTGCCAAAAACGAATATGACCAGATTATACTTTCTATCGCTCACAACGGTAACTTAACTAATGCGAAAGAGCTAAAGCATGAGCTGGAAGCTGAAGGTGTAGTTTTCAGAGCGACTTCAGATTCTGAGGTTATCTTAAGATTAATTCAAAAAAATCTTGACCTTGGACTTCGTGGTGCGATTAAGGCAACAATGGAGAAAATTGAAGGAGCTTATTCGGTGGTTGGAATGACGAGAAATAAATTCTTCGCATTCAGAGATTTCAACGGAATCAGACCTTTGGTTTTAGGAGCAATCAACGAAAATTCTTACGTTGTCGCTTCTGAATCTGTCGCTTTGGATGCTGTAGGTGCTCAATATGTTCGTGATATTTTACCTGGTGAAATCATTTATACAAATGAAAACGAGCCTGGAAAACTTCACTCAATCATGGTAGATGAAGCAAAAGCGAAGCAAAGAATCTGTTCGTTTGAATACATTTATTTTGCAAGACCCGATTCTACTTTAGAAAACATAAACGTTTACGAAATCAGAGAAAAATCTGGTGAAAAAATCTGGGAACAGGCTCCTGTAGAAGCTGATATTGTAATTGGAGTTCCTGATTCTGGAGTTCCGGCTGCAATTGGTTTTTCTAAAGCTTCGGGAATCCCTTTCCGTCCGGTTTTGATTAAAAACAGATACATCGGAAGAAGTTTCATAGTTCCAACTCAGGAAATGAGAGAAAGAATCGTTAATCTGAAACTGAATCCTATTATTTCTGAGATCAAAGACAAAAGAGTGGTTATCATCGACGATTCTATCGTTCGTGGAACAACTTCTAAAAGATTGGTTAAAATTTTAAAAGAAGCAGGCGTAAAGGAAATTCACTTCAGAAGCGTTTCTCCACCAATTATTGCACCTTGTTATCTTGGAATTGATACCCCTTCAAAAGACGATTTGATTTCTGCAAATATGACGACAGAAGAACTTAGAAATTATTTGGGAGTAGATTCTCTTGAGTTTTTGAGTACTGATAATTTAAAAGAAATTTTAGGTTCTTCTAATCACTGTTTCGGATGTTTCACAGAAGAATATCCGGTAGCAAAAGGAGAAGAAATAGAATTATTTAATTAA
- a CDS encoding porin family protein, whose protein sequence is MKKLILGIAVLSTSLAFAQTTTTTTKTTSSSDVRFGIKGGMNVSSLSKDGSLDDQKSKIGFNAGVFATIPVAESFSIQPEVLYTQYGSKADYTLLGTKYSSSTHLDYVAVPVMFQYSFVPNFYVEAGPEFGLMVSAKNKVKNESNGASSTTDNYKDDLNSFNLGIGLGAGYYFTDNIGITARYVAGVTDVAKDRPNGSDAVRNNTFQVGLAYKF, encoded by the coding sequence ATGAAAAAGTTAATTTTAGGAATCGCAGTTTTGTCAACATCTTTGGCATTTGCTCAGACGACAACCACTACAACTAAAACGACATCGTCTTCAGATGTAAGATTTGGTATCAAAGGAGGAATGAACGTTTCTTCATTATCAAAAGACGGATCATTAGATGATCAAAAATCAAAAATCGGATTTAATGCAGGTGTATTTGCAACGATTCCGGTAGCAGAATCTTTCAGCATTCAGCCAGAGGTTTTATATACTCAATACGGAAGTAAAGCAGATTATACTTTATTAGGAACTAAATATTCTTCATCAACACATTTAGATTATGTTGCTGTACCGGTAATGTTCCAGTATAGTTTTGTACCAAACTTCTATGTAGAAGCAGGTCCGGAATTTGGGTTGATGGTAAGCGCAAAAAATAAAGTTAAAAACGAATCTAACGGTGCTTCATCAACAACAGATAACTATAAAGATGATTTAAATTCATTTAACTTAGGTATTGGTCTTGGTGCGGGTTATTATTTCACAGATAACATTGGTATTACTGCAAGATATGTTGCTGGTGTAACTGATGTTGCTAAAGACAGACCAAATGGTTCTGATGCTGTAAGAAACAATACTTTCCAAGTAGGTTTGGCTTACAAATTCTAA
- a CDS encoding DUF3307 domain-containing protein: MIFIQLILAHLLGDFILQPNSWVADKENRKLKSSYLYFHVLIHTVLSFIFLWDLKLWWVAVLVGISHFIIDACKLSFQKIQTKKRWFFIDQALHIAVIGGISLYFSEFNFEFLKDQDFLKMIMVALFLTSPASIFIKLLLSSWTPVTGEENSVQSDSLSSAGKYIGILERLLVFTFIVVNHWEGVGFMIAAKSVFRFSDLAQAKQRKLTEYVLIGTLLSFGTAVLAGILIK, encoded by the coding sequence ATGATTTTTATTCAACTCATATTGGCACATCTACTTGGAGATTTTATTCTTCAGCCAAATTCTTGGGTTGCAGATAAGGAGAACCGTAAACTGAAAAGTTCATATTTATATTTTCATGTTCTTATTCACACTGTCTTAAGTTTTATTTTCCTTTGGGATCTTAAACTTTGGTGGGTAGCTGTTTTGGTAGGAATTTCTCATTTTATTATTGATGCCTGTAAACTGAGTTTTCAAAAAATTCAGACAAAAAAGAGATGGTTTTTTATTGATCAGGCTCTTCATATAGCGGTGATTGGTGGTATTTCTCTTTATTTCAGTGAATTTAATTTTGAATTTTTAAAAGATCAGGATTTTTTGAAAATGATAATGGTGGCCTTGTTTTTAACATCACCTGCTTCAATTTTCATCAAACTATTATTATCATCATGGACTCCCGTAACCGGAGAAGAAAACAGCGTACAAAGCGATTCTTTATCGAGTGCCGGAAAATATATCGGGATTTTAGAACGACTATTGGTTTTCACATTTATTGTAGTCAACCATTGGGAAGGAGTAGGCTTTATGATCGCCGCAAAATCTGTTTTCAGATTCAGCGATTTGGCACAGGCAAAACAGAGAAAACTGACAGAATATGTATTGATTGGTACATTATTAAGTTTTGGAACCGCTGTTTTAGCAGGAATTTTAATTAAGTAA